The following proteins are co-located in the Hevea brasiliensis isolate MT/VB/25A 57/8 chromosome 11, ASM3005281v1, whole genome shotgun sequence genome:
- the LOC110634744 gene encoding ubiquitin-like modifier-activating enzyme atg7 isoform X1: MAKQDQSGGYILQFAPFQSFVDEGFWHRLSSLKLNKLGIDDSPIPVTGFYAPCSHSQVSNHFTLLSESLPSNESEQCSVPAIPRSNRNRCSVPGILYNTNTLEAYHALDKKSLLKEEAKKIWEDIHTGKAVEDSAVLSRFLLISFADLKKWSFQYWFAFPALVFDPPATVVGLKPASQWFTLEEADSVSAACNDWRNSNLTADIPFFLVCIASNSHATIRHLKDWETCQGYGQKVLFGFYDPCHFPNNPGWPLRNFLALICSRWNLKTVHFLCYRENRGFADLGLSLVGEAVITVPQGRVTEGWRDLLRVPNAVGWELNKGRHISRVINLAKSMDPTMLAISAADLNLKLMRWRALPSLKLDKVSSTKCLLLGAGTLGCQVARMLMAWGVRKITLLDHGRVAMSNPVRQSLYTLDNCLNGGDFKAMAAVKSLKEIFPAMEAEGVVMAIPMPGHPVSSQEEESMLEDCRRLHELVDSHDAVFILTDTKESRWLPALLCANANKITITAALGFDSFLVMRHGPRPLNSTHDLKAEPENALSADMDSLAMADSGAERLGCYFCSDVVAPTDFIYSVQSTADRTLDQQCTVTRPGLAPIASSLAVELFVDILHHPNGIFADCEIADSSNSGSSEQPLGILPHQIRGSLHEFSQTTLVGHASNCTACCSTVVTEYRKRGKEFLLQAINHPSYLEDLTGLTEFIYNETDDNDDDDDFVKL, encoded by the exons ATGGCTAAACAAGACCAGAGTGGTGGATATATACTCCAATTCGCACCGTTTCAGAGCTTCGTTGATGAGGGTTTCTGGCACAGGTTGTCTTCTTTGAAGCTCAACAAGTTGGGCATTGATGATTCTCCTATCCCAGTCACCG GTTTCTATGCTCCTTGTTCGCATTCACAGGTATCGAACCACTTCACTCTTCTTTCGGAATCCCTTCCTAGTAATGAAAGTGAGCAATGTTCAGTTCCAGCAATCCCTCGAAGCAACAGGAACAGATGCTCTGTTCCTGGAATTCTTTACAACACTAATACGTTGGAGGCCTACCATGCTCTTGATAAGAAAAGCTTGCTCAAGGAGGAAGCCAAGAAG ATTTGGGAAGACATTCACACCGGAAAAGCTGTGGAGGACAGTGCAGTATTGTCGAGGTTCCTTCTCATTTCATTTGCAGACCTGAAAAAATGGAGCTTCCAATACTGGTTTGCTTTCCCTGCCCTCGTATTTGATCCTCCTGCAACAGTTGTTGGGTTGAAGCCTGCTTCACAATGGTTTACTTTAGAAGAG GCAGATTCTGTGTCAGCAGCTTGTAATGATTGGCGTAACTCAAACTTAACTGCTG ACATTCCATTCTTTCTGGTTTGTATTGCTTCAAATTCCCATGCTACTATTAGGCATCTAAAGGACTGGGAAACTTGCCAGGGTTATGGGCAAAAG GTGTTGTTTGGTTTTTATGACCCATGTCATTTTCCAAATAATCCTGGTTGGCCTCTACGCAACTTCCTGGCGTTGATTTGTTCAAGATGGAATCTCAAAACTGTCCACTTTTTATGTTACAGAGAGAATCGTGGTTTTGCTGACCTGGGGTTGTCCCTTGTTGGTGAAGCCGTAATCACAGTTCCACAAGGTAGAGTGACAGAGG GATGGAGAGATCTGCTGCGTGTGCCAAACGCAGTAGGATGGGAACTTAACAAAGGCAGACACATATCCAGGGTTATTAACCTTGCTAAATCTATGGATCCAACAAT GTTGGCCATATCTGCAGCAGATTTGAATTTAAAACTAATGAGATGGCGTGCTTTGCCTTCACTTAAATTGGATAAGGTGTCTTCTACAAAGTGTCTTCTCTTAGGAGCAGGTACACTTGGATGCCAGGTTGCCCGCATGCTTATG GCTTGGGGCGTACGGAAAATTACGCTACTTGATCATGGCAGGGTGGCAATGTCTAACCCAGTAAGGCAGTCTCTGTATACATTGGACAACTGTCTCAATGGAGGCGATTTTAAAGCCATGGCAGCAGTTAAAAGCCTCAAGGAAATATTTCCTGCCATG GAAGCAGAAGGTGTTGTAATGGCTATACCAATGCCTGGTCATCCAGTGAGCAGCCAGGAAGAGGAGAGCATGCTTGAAGATTGTAGACGTCTGCATGAGTTGGTTGATTCCCATGATGCAGTTTTCATCTTGACTGATACAAAAGAAAGCAGATGGCTTCCTGCCCTCCTTTGTGCCAATGCTAACAAG ATTACTATAACTGCAGCTCTAGGGTTTGATAGTTTCCTGGTTATGCGGCATGGCCCACGTCCTCTTAACTCAACCCATGACTTAAAAGCTGAACCTGAAAATGCTTTATCTGCTGATATGGACAGCCTTGCAATGGCTGATAGTGGGGCAGAGAGATTGGGTTGTTACTTCTGCAGTGATGTGGTTGCACCAACCGAT TTCATTTACTCTGTGCAGTCGACTGCCGATCGTACTTTGGACCAGCAATGCACTGTTACACGTCCAGGGCTTGCTCCTATTGCCTCGTCTCTTGCAGTTGAACTTTTTGTTGACATCTTGCATCATCCTAATGG GATATTTGCAGATTGTGAGATTGCTGACTCCAGTAACAGTGGAAGCAGTGAACAACCTCTGGGTATTCTACCCCATCAGATTCGAGGTTCTCTCCATGAATTTTCCCAAACGACACTTGTAGGCCATGCTAGTAATTGCACAGCCTGTTGCAGCACT GTGGTGACCGAGTATCGGAAAAGAGGAAAAGAGTTCCTGCTCCAAGCAATTAATCATCCTTCCTATCTGGAGGATCTCACTGGACTCACAGAGTTCATTTATAATGAGACAGATGATAACGATGATGACGATGATTTTGTTAAATTATAA
- the LOC110634744 gene encoding ubiquitin-like modifier-activating enzyme atg7 isoform X3, translating to MAKQDQSGGYILQFAPFQSFVDEGFWHRLSSLKLNKLGIDDSPIPVTGFYAPCSHSQVSNHFTLLSESLPSNESEQCSVPAIPRSNRNRCSVPGILYNTNTLEAYHALDKKSLLKEEAKKIWEDIHTGKAVEDSAVLSRFLLISFADLKKWSFQYWFAFPALVFDPPATVVGLKPASQWFTLEEADSVSAACNDWRNSNLTADIPFFLVCIASNSHATIRHLKDWETCQGYGQKVLFGFYDPCHFPNNPGWPLRNFLALICSRWNLKTVHFLCYRENRGFADLGLSLVGEAVITVPQGRVTEGWRDLLRVPNAVGWELNKGRHISRVINLAKSMDPTMLAISAADLNLKLMRWRALPSLKLDKVSSTKCLLLGAGTLGCQVARMLMAWGVRKITLLDHGRVAMSNPVRQSLYTLDNCLNGGDFKAMAAVKSLKEIFPAMEAEGVVMAIPMPGHPVSSQEEESMLEDCRRLHELVDSHDAVFILTDTKESRWLPALLCANANKITITAALGFDSFLVMRHGPRPLNSTHDLKAEPENALSADMDSLAMADSGAERLGCYFCSDVVAPTDSTADRTLDQQCTVTRPGLAPIASSLAVELFVDILHHPNGIFADCEIADSSNSGSSEQPLGILPHQIRGSLHEFSQTTLVGHASNCTACCSTVVTEYRKRGKEFLLQAINHPSYLEDLTGLTEFIYNETDDNDDDDDFVKL from the exons ATGGCTAAACAAGACCAGAGTGGTGGATATATACTCCAATTCGCACCGTTTCAGAGCTTCGTTGATGAGGGTTTCTGGCACAGGTTGTCTTCTTTGAAGCTCAACAAGTTGGGCATTGATGATTCTCCTATCCCAGTCACCG GTTTCTATGCTCCTTGTTCGCATTCACAGGTATCGAACCACTTCACTCTTCTTTCGGAATCCCTTCCTAGTAATGAAAGTGAGCAATGTTCAGTTCCAGCAATCCCTCGAAGCAACAGGAACAGATGCTCTGTTCCTGGAATTCTTTACAACACTAATACGTTGGAGGCCTACCATGCTCTTGATAAGAAAAGCTTGCTCAAGGAGGAAGCCAAGAAG ATTTGGGAAGACATTCACACCGGAAAAGCTGTGGAGGACAGTGCAGTATTGTCGAGGTTCCTTCTCATTTCATTTGCAGACCTGAAAAAATGGAGCTTCCAATACTGGTTTGCTTTCCCTGCCCTCGTATTTGATCCTCCTGCAACAGTTGTTGGGTTGAAGCCTGCTTCACAATGGTTTACTTTAGAAGAG GCAGATTCTGTGTCAGCAGCTTGTAATGATTGGCGTAACTCAAACTTAACTGCTG ACATTCCATTCTTTCTGGTTTGTATTGCTTCAAATTCCCATGCTACTATTAGGCATCTAAAGGACTGGGAAACTTGCCAGGGTTATGGGCAAAAG GTGTTGTTTGGTTTTTATGACCCATGTCATTTTCCAAATAATCCTGGTTGGCCTCTACGCAACTTCCTGGCGTTGATTTGTTCAAGATGGAATCTCAAAACTGTCCACTTTTTATGTTACAGAGAGAATCGTGGTTTTGCTGACCTGGGGTTGTCCCTTGTTGGTGAAGCCGTAATCACAGTTCCACAAGGTAGAGTGACAGAGG GATGGAGAGATCTGCTGCGTGTGCCAAACGCAGTAGGATGGGAACTTAACAAAGGCAGACACATATCCAGGGTTATTAACCTTGCTAAATCTATGGATCCAACAAT GTTGGCCATATCTGCAGCAGATTTGAATTTAAAACTAATGAGATGGCGTGCTTTGCCTTCACTTAAATTGGATAAGGTGTCTTCTACAAAGTGTCTTCTCTTAGGAGCAGGTACACTTGGATGCCAGGTTGCCCGCATGCTTATG GCTTGGGGCGTACGGAAAATTACGCTACTTGATCATGGCAGGGTGGCAATGTCTAACCCAGTAAGGCAGTCTCTGTATACATTGGACAACTGTCTCAATGGAGGCGATTTTAAAGCCATGGCAGCAGTTAAAAGCCTCAAGGAAATATTTCCTGCCATG GAAGCAGAAGGTGTTGTAATGGCTATACCAATGCCTGGTCATCCAGTGAGCAGCCAGGAAGAGGAGAGCATGCTTGAAGATTGTAGACGTCTGCATGAGTTGGTTGATTCCCATGATGCAGTTTTCATCTTGACTGATACAAAAGAAAGCAGATGGCTTCCTGCCCTCCTTTGTGCCAATGCTAACAAG ATTACTATAACTGCAGCTCTAGGGTTTGATAGTTTCCTGGTTATGCGGCATGGCCCACGTCCTCTTAACTCAACCCATGACTTAAAAGCTGAACCTGAAAATGCTTTATCTGCTGATATGGACAGCCTTGCAATGGCTGATAGTGGGGCAGAGAGATTGGGTTGTTACTTCTGCAGTGATGTGGTTGCACCAACCGAT TCGACTGCCGATCGTACTTTGGACCAGCAATGCACTGTTACACGTCCAGGGCTTGCTCCTATTGCCTCGTCTCTTGCAGTTGAACTTTTTGTTGACATCTTGCATCATCCTAATGG GATATTTGCAGATTGTGAGATTGCTGACTCCAGTAACAGTGGAAGCAGTGAACAACCTCTGGGTATTCTACCCCATCAGATTCGAGGTTCTCTCCATGAATTTTCCCAAACGACACTTGTAGGCCATGCTAGTAATTGCACAGCCTGTTGCAGCACT GTGGTGACCGAGTATCGGAAAAGAGGAAAAGAGTTCCTGCTCCAAGCAATTAATCATCCTTCCTATCTGGAGGATCTCACTGGACTCACAGAGTTCATTTATAATGAGACAGATGATAACGATGATGACGATGATTTTGTTAAATTATAA
- the LOC110634744 gene encoding ubiquitin-like modifier-activating enzyme atg7 isoform X4, whose protein sequence is MAKQDQSGGYILQFAPFQSFVDEGFWHRLSSLKLNKLGIDDSPIPVTGFYAPCSHSQVSNHFTLLSESLPSNESEQCSVPAIPRSNRNRCSVPGILYNTNTLEAYHALDKKSLLKEEAKKIWEDIHTGKAVEDSAVLSRFLLISFADLKKWSFQYWFAFPALVFDPPATVVGLKPASQWFTLEEADSVSAACNDWRNSNLTADIPFFLVCIASNSHATIRHLKDWETCQGYGQKVLFGFYDPCHFPNNPGWPLRNFLALICSRWNLKTVHFLCYRENRGFADLGLSLVGEAVITVPQGWRDLLRVPNAVGWELNKGRHISRVINLAKSMDPTMLAISAADLNLKLMRWRALPSLKLDKVSSTKCLLLGAGTLGCQVARMLMAWGVRKITLLDHGRVAMSNPVRQSLYTLDNCLNGGDFKAMAAVKSLKEIFPAMEAEGVVMAIPMPGHPVSSQEEESMLEDCRRLHELVDSHDAVFILTDTKESRWLPALLCANANKITITAALGFDSFLVMRHGPRPLNSTHDLKAEPENALSADMDSLAMADSGAERLGCYFCSDVVAPTDSTADRTLDQQCTVTRPGLAPIASSLAVELFVDILHHPNGIFADCEIADSSNSGSSEQPLGILPHQIRGSLHEFSQTTLVGHASNCTACCSTVVTEYRKRGKEFLLQAINHPSYLEDLTGLTEFIYNETDDNDDDDDFVKL, encoded by the exons ATGGCTAAACAAGACCAGAGTGGTGGATATATACTCCAATTCGCACCGTTTCAGAGCTTCGTTGATGAGGGTTTCTGGCACAGGTTGTCTTCTTTGAAGCTCAACAAGTTGGGCATTGATGATTCTCCTATCCCAGTCACCG GTTTCTATGCTCCTTGTTCGCATTCACAGGTATCGAACCACTTCACTCTTCTTTCGGAATCCCTTCCTAGTAATGAAAGTGAGCAATGTTCAGTTCCAGCAATCCCTCGAAGCAACAGGAACAGATGCTCTGTTCCTGGAATTCTTTACAACACTAATACGTTGGAGGCCTACCATGCTCTTGATAAGAAAAGCTTGCTCAAGGAGGAAGCCAAGAAG ATTTGGGAAGACATTCACACCGGAAAAGCTGTGGAGGACAGTGCAGTATTGTCGAGGTTCCTTCTCATTTCATTTGCAGACCTGAAAAAATGGAGCTTCCAATACTGGTTTGCTTTCCCTGCCCTCGTATTTGATCCTCCTGCAACAGTTGTTGGGTTGAAGCCTGCTTCACAATGGTTTACTTTAGAAGAG GCAGATTCTGTGTCAGCAGCTTGTAATGATTGGCGTAACTCAAACTTAACTGCTG ACATTCCATTCTTTCTGGTTTGTATTGCTTCAAATTCCCATGCTACTATTAGGCATCTAAAGGACTGGGAAACTTGCCAGGGTTATGGGCAAAAG GTGTTGTTTGGTTTTTATGACCCATGTCATTTTCCAAATAATCCTGGTTGGCCTCTACGCAACTTCCTGGCGTTGATTTGTTCAAGATGGAATCTCAAAACTGTCCACTTTTTATGTTACAGAGAGAATCGTGGTTTTGCTGACCTGGGGTTGTCCCTTGTTGGTGAAGCCGTAATCACAGTTCCACAAG GATGGAGAGATCTGCTGCGTGTGCCAAACGCAGTAGGATGGGAACTTAACAAAGGCAGACACATATCCAGGGTTATTAACCTTGCTAAATCTATGGATCCAACAAT GTTGGCCATATCTGCAGCAGATTTGAATTTAAAACTAATGAGATGGCGTGCTTTGCCTTCACTTAAATTGGATAAGGTGTCTTCTACAAAGTGTCTTCTCTTAGGAGCAGGTACACTTGGATGCCAGGTTGCCCGCATGCTTATG GCTTGGGGCGTACGGAAAATTACGCTACTTGATCATGGCAGGGTGGCAATGTCTAACCCAGTAAGGCAGTCTCTGTATACATTGGACAACTGTCTCAATGGAGGCGATTTTAAAGCCATGGCAGCAGTTAAAAGCCTCAAGGAAATATTTCCTGCCATG GAAGCAGAAGGTGTTGTAATGGCTATACCAATGCCTGGTCATCCAGTGAGCAGCCAGGAAGAGGAGAGCATGCTTGAAGATTGTAGACGTCTGCATGAGTTGGTTGATTCCCATGATGCAGTTTTCATCTTGACTGATACAAAAGAAAGCAGATGGCTTCCTGCCCTCCTTTGTGCCAATGCTAACAAG ATTACTATAACTGCAGCTCTAGGGTTTGATAGTTTCCTGGTTATGCGGCATGGCCCACGTCCTCTTAACTCAACCCATGACTTAAAAGCTGAACCTGAAAATGCTTTATCTGCTGATATGGACAGCCTTGCAATGGCTGATAGTGGGGCAGAGAGATTGGGTTGTTACTTCTGCAGTGATGTGGTTGCACCAACCGAT TCGACTGCCGATCGTACTTTGGACCAGCAATGCACTGTTACACGTCCAGGGCTTGCTCCTATTGCCTCGTCTCTTGCAGTTGAACTTTTTGTTGACATCTTGCATCATCCTAATGG GATATTTGCAGATTGTGAGATTGCTGACTCCAGTAACAGTGGAAGCAGTGAACAACCTCTGGGTATTCTACCCCATCAGATTCGAGGTTCTCTCCATGAATTTTCCCAAACGACACTTGTAGGCCATGCTAGTAATTGCACAGCCTGTTGCAGCACT GTGGTGACCGAGTATCGGAAAAGAGGAAAAGAGTTCCTGCTCCAAGCAATTAATCATCCTTCCTATCTGGAGGATCTCACTGGACTCACAGAGTTCATTTATAATGAGACAGATGATAACGATGATGACGATGATTTTGTTAAATTATAA
- the LOC110634744 gene encoding ubiquitin-like modifier-activating enzyme atg7 isoform X2, with amino-acid sequence MAKQDQSGGYILQFAPFQSFVDEGFWHRLSSLKLNKLGIDDSPIPVTGFYAPCSHSQVSNHFTLLSESLPSNESEQCSVPAIPRSNRNRCSVPGILYNTNTLEAYHALDKKSLLKEEAKKIWEDIHTGKAVEDSAVLSRFLLISFADLKKWSFQYWFAFPALVFDPPATVVGLKPASQWFTLEEADSVSAACNDWRNSNLTADIPFFLVCIASNSHATIRHLKDWETCQGYGQKVLFGFYDPCHFPNNPGWPLRNFLALICSRWNLKTVHFLCYRENRGFADLGLSLVGEAVITVPQGWRDLLRVPNAVGWELNKGRHISRVINLAKSMDPTMLAISAADLNLKLMRWRALPSLKLDKVSSTKCLLLGAGTLGCQVARMLMAWGVRKITLLDHGRVAMSNPVRQSLYTLDNCLNGGDFKAMAAVKSLKEIFPAMEAEGVVMAIPMPGHPVSSQEEESMLEDCRRLHELVDSHDAVFILTDTKESRWLPALLCANANKITITAALGFDSFLVMRHGPRPLNSTHDLKAEPENALSADMDSLAMADSGAERLGCYFCSDVVAPTDFIYSVQSTADRTLDQQCTVTRPGLAPIASSLAVELFVDILHHPNGIFADCEIADSSNSGSSEQPLGILPHQIRGSLHEFSQTTLVGHASNCTACCSTVVTEYRKRGKEFLLQAINHPSYLEDLTGLTEFIYNETDDNDDDDDFVKL; translated from the exons ATGGCTAAACAAGACCAGAGTGGTGGATATATACTCCAATTCGCACCGTTTCAGAGCTTCGTTGATGAGGGTTTCTGGCACAGGTTGTCTTCTTTGAAGCTCAACAAGTTGGGCATTGATGATTCTCCTATCCCAGTCACCG GTTTCTATGCTCCTTGTTCGCATTCACAGGTATCGAACCACTTCACTCTTCTTTCGGAATCCCTTCCTAGTAATGAAAGTGAGCAATGTTCAGTTCCAGCAATCCCTCGAAGCAACAGGAACAGATGCTCTGTTCCTGGAATTCTTTACAACACTAATACGTTGGAGGCCTACCATGCTCTTGATAAGAAAAGCTTGCTCAAGGAGGAAGCCAAGAAG ATTTGGGAAGACATTCACACCGGAAAAGCTGTGGAGGACAGTGCAGTATTGTCGAGGTTCCTTCTCATTTCATTTGCAGACCTGAAAAAATGGAGCTTCCAATACTGGTTTGCTTTCCCTGCCCTCGTATTTGATCCTCCTGCAACAGTTGTTGGGTTGAAGCCTGCTTCACAATGGTTTACTTTAGAAGAG GCAGATTCTGTGTCAGCAGCTTGTAATGATTGGCGTAACTCAAACTTAACTGCTG ACATTCCATTCTTTCTGGTTTGTATTGCTTCAAATTCCCATGCTACTATTAGGCATCTAAAGGACTGGGAAACTTGCCAGGGTTATGGGCAAAAG GTGTTGTTTGGTTTTTATGACCCATGTCATTTTCCAAATAATCCTGGTTGGCCTCTACGCAACTTCCTGGCGTTGATTTGTTCAAGATGGAATCTCAAAACTGTCCACTTTTTATGTTACAGAGAGAATCGTGGTTTTGCTGACCTGGGGTTGTCCCTTGTTGGTGAAGCCGTAATCACAGTTCCACAAG GATGGAGAGATCTGCTGCGTGTGCCAAACGCAGTAGGATGGGAACTTAACAAAGGCAGACACATATCCAGGGTTATTAACCTTGCTAAATCTATGGATCCAACAAT GTTGGCCATATCTGCAGCAGATTTGAATTTAAAACTAATGAGATGGCGTGCTTTGCCTTCACTTAAATTGGATAAGGTGTCTTCTACAAAGTGTCTTCTCTTAGGAGCAGGTACACTTGGATGCCAGGTTGCCCGCATGCTTATG GCTTGGGGCGTACGGAAAATTACGCTACTTGATCATGGCAGGGTGGCAATGTCTAACCCAGTAAGGCAGTCTCTGTATACATTGGACAACTGTCTCAATGGAGGCGATTTTAAAGCCATGGCAGCAGTTAAAAGCCTCAAGGAAATATTTCCTGCCATG GAAGCAGAAGGTGTTGTAATGGCTATACCAATGCCTGGTCATCCAGTGAGCAGCCAGGAAGAGGAGAGCATGCTTGAAGATTGTAGACGTCTGCATGAGTTGGTTGATTCCCATGATGCAGTTTTCATCTTGACTGATACAAAAGAAAGCAGATGGCTTCCTGCCCTCCTTTGTGCCAATGCTAACAAG ATTACTATAACTGCAGCTCTAGGGTTTGATAGTTTCCTGGTTATGCGGCATGGCCCACGTCCTCTTAACTCAACCCATGACTTAAAAGCTGAACCTGAAAATGCTTTATCTGCTGATATGGACAGCCTTGCAATGGCTGATAGTGGGGCAGAGAGATTGGGTTGTTACTTCTGCAGTGATGTGGTTGCACCAACCGAT TTCATTTACTCTGTGCAGTCGACTGCCGATCGTACTTTGGACCAGCAATGCACTGTTACACGTCCAGGGCTTGCTCCTATTGCCTCGTCTCTTGCAGTTGAACTTTTTGTTGACATCTTGCATCATCCTAATGG GATATTTGCAGATTGTGAGATTGCTGACTCCAGTAACAGTGGAAGCAGTGAACAACCTCTGGGTATTCTACCCCATCAGATTCGAGGTTCTCTCCATGAATTTTCCCAAACGACACTTGTAGGCCATGCTAGTAATTGCACAGCCTGTTGCAGCACT GTGGTGACCGAGTATCGGAAAAGAGGAAAAGAGTTCCTGCTCCAAGCAATTAATCATCCTTCCTATCTGGAGGATCTCACTGGACTCACAGAGTTCATTTATAATGAGACAGATGATAACGATGATGACGATGATTTTGTTAAATTATAA
- the LOC110634744 gene encoding ubiquitin-like modifier-activating enzyme atg7 isoform X5 yields MILLSQSPVSNHFTLLSESLPSNESEQCSVPAIPRSNRNRCSVPGILYNTNTLEAYHALDKKSLLKEEAKKIWEDIHTGKAVEDSAVLSRFLLISFADLKKWSFQYWFAFPALVFDPPATVVGLKPASQWFTLEEADSVSAACNDWRNSNLTADIPFFLVCIASNSHATIRHLKDWETCQGYGQKVLFGFYDPCHFPNNPGWPLRNFLALICSRWNLKTVHFLCYRENRGFADLGLSLVGEAVITVPQGRVTEGWRDLLRVPNAVGWELNKGRHISRVINLAKSMDPTMLAISAADLNLKLMRWRALPSLKLDKVSSTKCLLLGAGTLGCQVARMLMAWGVRKITLLDHGRVAMSNPVRQSLYTLDNCLNGGDFKAMAAVKSLKEIFPAMEAEGVVMAIPMPGHPVSSQEEESMLEDCRRLHELVDSHDAVFILTDTKESRWLPALLCANANKITITAALGFDSFLVMRHGPRPLNSTHDLKAEPENALSADMDSLAMADSGAERLGCYFCSDVVAPTDFIYSVQSTADRTLDQQCTVTRPGLAPIASSLAVELFVDILHHPNGIFADCEIADSSNSGSSEQPLGILPHQIRGSLHEFSQTTLVGHASNCTACCSTVVTEYRKRGKEFLLQAINHPSYLEDLTGLTEFIYNETDDNDDDDDFVKL; encoded by the exons ATGATTCTCCTATCCCAGTCACCG GTATCGAACCACTTCACTCTTCTTTCGGAATCCCTTCCTAGTAATGAAAGTGAGCAATGTTCAGTTCCAGCAATCCCTCGAAGCAACAGGAACAGATGCTCTGTTCCTGGAATTCTTTACAACACTAATACGTTGGAGGCCTACCATGCTCTTGATAAGAAAAGCTTGCTCAAGGAGGAAGCCAAGAAG ATTTGGGAAGACATTCACACCGGAAAAGCTGTGGAGGACAGTGCAGTATTGTCGAGGTTCCTTCTCATTTCATTTGCAGACCTGAAAAAATGGAGCTTCCAATACTGGTTTGCTTTCCCTGCCCTCGTATTTGATCCTCCTGCAACAGTTGTTGGGTTGAAGCCTGCTTCACAATGGTTTACTTTAGAAGAG GCAGATTCTGTGTCAGCAGCTTGTAATGATTGGCGTAACTCAAACTTAACTGCTG ACATTCCATTCTTTCTGGTTTGTATTGCTTCAAATTCCCATGCTACTATTAGGCATCTAAAGGACTGGGAAACTTGCCAGGGTTATGGGCAAAAG GTGTTGTTTGGTTTTTATGACCCATGTCATTTTCCAAATAATCCTGGTTGGCCTCTACGCAACTTCCTGGCGTTGATTTGTTCAAGATGGAATCTCAAAACTGTCCACTTTTTATGTTACAGAGAGAATCGTGGTTTTGCTGACCTGGGGTTGTCCCTTGTTGGTGAAGCCGTAATCACAGTTCCACAAGGTAGAGTGACAGAGG GATGGAGAGATCTGCTGCGTGTGCCAAACGCAGTAGGATGGGAACTTAACAAAGGCAGACACATATCCAGGGTTATTAACCTTGCTAAATCTATGGATCCAACAAT GTTGGCCATATCTGCAGCAGATTTGAATTTAAAACTAATGAGATGGCGTGCTTTGCCTTCACTTAAATTGGATAAGGTGTCTTCTACAAAGTGTCTTCTCTTAGGAGCAGGTACACTTGGATGCCAGGTTGCCCGCATGCTTATG GCTTGGGGCGTACGGAAAATTACGCTACTTGATCATGGCAGGGTGGCAATGTCTAACCCAGTAAGGCAGTCTCTGTATACATTGGACAACTGTCTCAATGGAGGCGATTTTAAAGCCATGGCAGCAGTTAAAAGCCTCAAGGAAATATTTCCTGCCATG GAAGCAGAAGGTGTTGTAATGGCTATACCAATGCCTGGTCATCCAGTGAGCAGCCAGGAAGAGGAGAGCATGCTTGAAGATTGTAGACGTCTGCATGAGTTGGTTGATTCCCATGATGCAGTTTTCATCTTGACTGATACAAAAGAAAGCAGATGGCTTCCTGCCCTCCTTTGTGCCAATGCTAACAAG ATTACTATAACTGCAGCTCTAGGGTTTGATAGTTTCCTGGTTATGCGGCATGGCCCACGTCCTCTTAACTCAACCCATGACTTAAAAGCTGAACCTGAAAATGCTTTATCTGCTGATATGGACAGCCTTGCAATGGCTGATAGTGGGGCAGAGAGATTGGGTTGTTACTTCTGCAGTGATGTGGTTGCACCAACCGAT TTCATTTACTCTGTGCAGTCGACTGCCGATCGTACTTTGGACCAGCAATGCACTGTTACACGTCCAGGGCTTGCTCCTATTGCCTCGTCTCTTGCAGTTGAACTTTTTGTTGACATCTTGCATCATCCTAATGG GATATTTGCAGATTGTGAGATTGCTGACTCCAGTAACAGTGGAAGCAGTGAACAACCTCTGGGTATTCTACCCCATCAGATTCGAGGTTCTCTCCATGAATTTTCCCAAACGACACTTGTAGGCCATGCTAGTAATTGCACAGCCTGTTGCAGCACT GTGGTGACCGAGTATCGGAAAAGAGGAAAAGAGTTCCTGCTCCAAGCAATTAATCATCCTTCCTATCTGGAGGATCTCACTGGACTCACAGAGTTCATTTATAATGAGACAGATGATAACGATGATGACGATGATTTTGTTAAATTATAA